In the genome of Oryzias melastigma strain HK-1 linkage group LG4, ASM292280v2, whole genome shotgun sequence, the window GTAGTCAAAGTGAGAACAAGACCTTGTAAAACATTCTGTCTGCAAAGCGAAGCATCTCTGCAAAAGCATTGAGCCAGCAgtgcagaaaagcaaaaaatgccAGCAGGAGAACCAAAACTcctacaagaaaaacaaataaatcacaagaaaaacaaaactcaaacataaaAGATAACCAACGACTGCTAAGGTGTTGCTGGAAGTGTTACCTGGCAGGATGGAATTGAAGACGCAGAGGACCATCGCCCGCAGATCAAAAAACTGCATACTGATGCTGCGGAACTGCGGGATGCACAGCCGCACAAACACGTAGTAGGCGTAAAACAGACAGCCGAGAACCTGAGGACAGGAGAGAAGGAAATAAATATCATAAAATCATGCTTTTGTTGGGAGAACATTACAGTACCTGGAGAAACTTGGTAGCCACGTAGCTCCATCTTGTAACAGGGTTCCTGGATAGAGACAAGATTTACTGGACGGACTGAAGAGGAAATAACTGTTCTCCATTTGGTAAATGATTAATAGAAATACTGAAACCAAAGAGTACTGGTACCTCGGGTATTTGTCTCTGTAGATAAGCGTCggtgcaaacaggaagtagaggtACTGAGAAACTTGAGGGATCACTGGACCGGGGCCTAACGCCAACAGGAGAGCTTTTTGAAATGATGAACGATTAAACAGATAACATAGTTCTGAATGAAGAAAGTTACACACTTGTCTTATCGTTTGCCCAGGACAGGACTTTTGGAACATTCTCTCTGACGAAGGAATACGCTTTCATCATTAAACGAACCTGAAATCAgaaaagttaaacacatttatgcagttttaaagataaaaacaacttgaatttgaatctttaaagacccactctaatgaaaaatgtgttttaaacatgttattggggcatttttctgacaattgaggacacatgtaaagaaaatgaagctaaaaacagcatatctgagtagtttttattcaaatcgtggaagtcttttaaccaaaactgacatttgaaaaagagctaaCTGGATTACAACACGTCGTATTTTCCACTTATAGAATGGTTATTTACAAAGTAAGTAAAAATTGAATCCTTTTTTAAggactttaatcttgttatttttttggtttagattgctttttaacaaaaagtggACAATCTGATGCATGGTCTGGACTATTGTCACGACTTGGAGTAAAACTGTAGATATAAAattctttagagttctgcttgtcttactgttgatgtgttttaaacacacattacatttctgggttaaaactttataaattaaaaataattaggacataaaaaatgaaaaatattctctttctggtctgttttttgttaaaaaaaaaaataaaaaaaacaacttacctaggaaaatattgtgattaatcgcaacataaaagtttgaatatcctattttttttaaattgattgacagcactaattaaaaataaatgttctaaatgtattttgtgtgatttcatgttgtgattataatgcaaaaaaaatttgcgattaatcaggattcatttttctccagtatgcgattaattagttatttttttaatcgattcccaggcCTAGTTTTaatacgtgttgcaaacaaggttagaaATGGATGCAATTTGTGTGTCTGCACCTGCGGCGGCTCTCCGTCTGCCAGGCAGCCGACCGCCGGCGGGCCAGGAccggtgttgtgccaaggtatgctccccctgccagaatgcgTTTCCCGGTCTCGGGCATCGTTGATTTGTTTCCaaacattcatattttgttccaaaaagtgtaaaaaggaGGTGGATGCTTATGACAgactttattctggggcttttgcgagtttactgtcatgtttaattgatttatttttgttaaccacaTATTCTACATAAAACAACAGGGGGCTCGGATTCTGTCAGGCTGCTGCTGATCCAGCCTGTAAGAAATAATTTCCAGAAGAAACAACAAATACTTAATAATTGTCCGTTGTTGCATGCTTCCATAACAAAGTCTCTTTCAGAAATTGCGTTtcttatcctaaattagtcaaagttttttgtttttttttttctttaacacaatAAGCTGTCGTTCTTTTACATAGAATATGttgaggaaaaatgtaaatatgacaataaactcccaaaaggccccaaataaagtatattgtGATTATCCATcttgtttttacgttttttggggacaaaatatgagttttAGGAAACAAATCAATGATGCCTGAGACAGGGAAACACATTTCAGCAGGGAGAGTACTTTGGCACAACACCGGCAGCCGTTAGCCTAGCAAGCGTTTCAACTATGCTGGCTAGCATATCAGGCTTGATTGCTTCATCTCtgcaactcagaggtgaatttctaatgaacaaagttttatgtttttgttaaaatggcataattttaattaaaagattgcttttaaaattgatcaaaagaggatcaaagtgggtctttaatgtgaTAAAAGAAATGATTTCATGTACCTGTTCAATGATGATGATAAAGCAGGATGCAGGTGGTAAACTGTTGGTCACGACGACGTACGCGGGCAGCAGCCCCAGGCCCACAGCCTGGTAGAGCACGAACGCAGAACCCAACAGCGCACTGAACAACCTGGGCCGACCAAAAGAGCCCGCCTGGCTCTGAGACCACAGGTGGAACAGGGTGTAGGGCACCAGGAGCACGGACAGGAACATGCAGATCCACGTGCACACCACTAGGGGGAACTGGCCAAACGCATAAACCAGCAGGTCGAAGTCCAGCACCAGCCTGAGACAAAAGACAGTTCTGTGCTTTTATGGCTCGGTGGACCTGAAAGTTCAAGGTGGTTTCATATTACCTGCCTTCATCTATGAAATCTACCACCAGAGTGctgaggatgaagaggatgagGAGAGCAATGAACATGTGGTAGATGGTCCTGATGTGGTCCACTTCAAAAAGCTCACtgatgaagatgcagaaatacatttattatccAAAAAGAAGAACATCCAGAACACTTAAAGAAATATACTAACTTACTCCAGAAGAGACCTCCTGTTTGTGAAATGCTTTCCCTCCCCATGAGGAGGTCGGAAATGACTGCAGAGGGCAACAGTGGTGAGAACATATTAAAAGTGTGGTCAAAACTAGAGCGGCGGGAGTACTTTCTAGGTTGATGTACCCAAGTTTGGTCTTCTCCTTATCCGACATGGGGGGTGAGAAGGCTGCTGATACAGAAGAACGCTCCAGGCTGGAGGACTCTTCTAAAAGACTATCCATCAAGTCACTCACTTGGCTGTCAAACTGACGCAAAAGGTCAGTCTTCAgaagctgaaggaaaaaaagcaaacgaGGAACACaagtaaaattaatttaattcatgtaaaaaagaaaattttggaAAAGTATCAATTTGAAACCTAATGGTACAATGACACAGTTTTGGTACCATTatgctttttctttaatgtgtGCATTAATGCTGTCATGCAATTAAtggtaattaattaatttaatcgCAATATTTGGTTGCtaggaa includes:
- the soat1 gene encoding sterol O-acyltransferase 1 isoform X1 — its product is MESGTGGNLRSRNGAIPKMPDMDRESDPGNNQQSNGGSHITSNGIIEAESKKMQLKRKAELLKTDLLRQFDSQVSDLMDSLLEESSSLERSSVSAAFSPPMSDKEKTKLGHFRPPHGEGKHFTNRRSLLDELFEVDHIRTIYHMFIALLILFILSTLVVDFIDEGRLVLDFDLLVYAFGQFPLVVCTWICMFLSVLLVPYTLFHLWSQSQAGSFGRPRLFSALLGSAFVLYQAVGLGLLPAYVVVTNSLPPASCFIIIIEQVRLMMKAYSFVRENVPKVLSWANDKTSPGPVIPQVSQYLYFLFAPTLIYRDKYPRNPVTRWSYVATKFLQVLGCLFYAYYVFVRLCIPQFRSISMQFFDLRAMVLCVFNSILPGVLVLLLAFFAFLHCWLNAFAEMLRFADRMFYKDWWNSTSFANYYRTWNVVVHDWLYYYIYKDFLLISQKRFRLAAMLFVFTISAVVHEYILAVCFGFFYPVLFCLFMFFGMMFNFILHDRRKGPIWNVIMWTALFLGQGVIICLYSQEWYAQRYCPLKEPSFLELITPRSWSCQRD
- the soat1 gene encoding sterol O-acyltransferase 1 isoform X2; protein product: MPDMDRESDPGNNQHSNGGSHITSNGIIEAESKKMQLKRKAELLKTDLLRQFDSQVSDLMDSLLEESSSLERSSVSAAFSPPMSDKEKTKLGHFRPPHGEGKHFTNRRSLLDELFEVDHIRTIYHMFIALLILFILSTLVVDFIDEGRLVLDFDLLVYAFGQFPLVVCTWICMFLSVLLVPYTLFHLWSQSQAGSFGRPRLFSALLGSAFVLYQAVGLGLLPAYVVVTNSLPPASCFIIIIEQVRLMMKAYSFVRENVPKVLSWANDKTSPGPVIPQVSQYLYFLFAPTLIYRDKYPRNPVTRWSYVATKFLQVLGCLFYAYYVFVRLCIPQFRSISMQFFDLRAMVLCVFNSILPGVLVLLLAFFAFLHCWLNAFAEMLRFADRMFYKDWWNSTSFANYYRTWNVVVHDWLYYYIYKDFLLISQKRFRLAAMLFVFTISAVVHEYILAVCFGFFYPVLFCLFMFFGMMFNFILHDRRKGPIWNVIMWTALFLGQGVIICLYSQEWYAQRYCPLKEPSFLELITPRSWSCQRD